Proteins from one Rhinolophus ferrumequinum isolate MPI-CBG mRhiFer1 chromosome 15 unlocalized genomic scaffold, mRhiFer1_v1.p scaffold_54_arrow_ctg1_1, whole genome shotgun sequence genomic window:
- the STX4 gene encoding syntaxin-4 — protein MRDRTHELRQGDDSSDDEDKERVALVVHPGTARLESPDDAFFQKVRIIRQAIVKLENKVRELEKQQVTILATPLPEESMKQDLQNLRDEIKQLGREIRGQLKAIEPQKEEADENYNSVNTRMRKTQHGVLSQQFVELINKCNSMQSEYREKNVERIRRQLKITNAGMVSDEELEQMLDSGQSEVFVSNILKDTQVTRQALNEISARHSEIQQLERSIRELHEIFTFLATEVEMQGEMINRIEKNILSSADYVERGQEHVKMALENQKKARKKKVLIAICVSITVLILAVIICVSIFV, from the exons ATGCGGGACAGGACCCATGAGCTGAGGCAG GGGGATGACAGCTCGGACGACGAGGACAAGGAGCGGGTCGCCCTGGTGGTACACCCGGGCACGGCACGGCTGGAGAGCCCGGACGATGCGTTCTTCCAGAAG GTCCGGATAATTCGGCAGGCTATTGTCAAGCTGGAGAATAAAGTCCGAGAGTTGGAGAAGCAGCAGGTCACCATCCTGGCCACGCCCCTTCCCGAGGAGA GCATGAAACAGGACCTGCAGAACCTGCGCGACGAGATCAAACAGCTGGGGAGGGAGATCCGCGGGCAGCTGAAGG CCATAGAGCCCCAGAAGGAGGAAGCCGATGAGAATTATAATTCGGTCAACACAAGAATGAGAAAAACCCAG CACGGGGTCCTGTCCCAGCAATTCGTGGAGCTCATCAACAAGTGCAACTCGATGCAGTCCGAGTACCGGGAGAAGAACGTGGAACGCATTCGGAGGCAGCTGAAGATCA CCAACGCTGGGATGGTGTCCGATGAGGAGCTCGAGCAGATGCTGGACAGCGGGCAGAGTGAGGTGTTTGTGTCCAAT ATACTGAAGGACACACAGGTGACTCGACAGGCCCTAAATGAGATCTCGGCCCGGCACAGTGAGATCCAGCAGCTTGAACGCAGTATCCGTGAACTTCACGAGATCTTCACTTTTCTGGCAACGGAGGTGGAGATGCAG GGGGAGATGATCAATCGGATTGAAAAGAACATCCTGAGCTCAGCGGACTACGTGGAACGTGGGCAGGAACACGTCAAGATGGCGCTGGAGAACCAGAAGAAGGCTCGGAAG AAGAAAGTGTTGATCGCCATCTGTGTGTCCATCACAGTCCTCATTCTGGCAGTTATCATTTGCGTCTCCATATTCGTTTGA